One window of Solwaraspora sp. WMMA2056 genomic DNA carries:
- a CDS encoding ExeM/NucH family extracellular endonuclease produces MGAGVLGVTGGTAAVAAPASDDPFISEIHYDNAGTDTGEAIEITAPAGFDLTGWQIVLYNGANGAVYGTRTLSGAVPAAGVLVAEYPTDGIQNGSPDGVALVDPATTVVEFLSYEGTLTAAGGPADGATSVDIGVAETASTPAGHSLQKIGDSWQAPAPHTFGVVNGTDPDPDPAPGCDVAVTHSIAQVQGTGDATPLAGVAVTIEGIVVADHRTGGYNGIYLQTPGTGGERTVGAGTASDGIFVYLTSNAANHPSVAIGDRVRVSGTASEYFGLTQVSIAGKAGVQVCDQDNPLPEPVALTLPLDAAARESVESMLVAPVGAYAVSEVYNTNRYGEVVLAAGDAPAVIPTDVAAPGSDQAQQLAAANRLARILVDDGRTTNLASAGLAPPYVSPAQPLRVGDAVEAFGPSVLSYGFDEWRLQPTRPVDADTPAAERTTFKVANPRTAAPAEVGGDIRVASFNVLNYFVHFGGDARGAADEAGLAKQEAKIVSAISALDAHVVGLQEIENSVRFAPSDPEKALKRLVAALNAVDGAGTWDYVRSPGDLPGAAQQDFISNAIIFKPAAVTPAGPSRSIDDETVWFNAREPIAQTFTADDLTFTVVVNHFKSKSASGSPTGDNADAGDGQGAYNGDRTRQAAALAAFVTGLTEATGSDDVLLLGDFNSYTQEDPMRILYDADYVNLNDTGRSTYVFGGESGSLDHALASPSLAARVTGADVWQINAVESYAFQYDGFPAFYDAGPYRASDHNPMVIGLATGEAGPVELQLLSINDFHGRLESVGTSNGQPVGGAAQVAGLVDQLRAAHPNTAFVSAGDNIGASTFVSAIADDNPTLDVLNAAGLDVSAVGNHEFDKGMTDLTDRVIPRSDFPHLGANVYRGDERALPAYHVQEIDGIRVGYIGVVTEQTAAMVSPDGIVGITFRPAAAEASMVAEQLKDGNEANGEADVVVLLTHEGAATQNIGSPEALMADPVFGPFTRTVPEIDVIFSGHTHQPYAFEVPVPGTDETRPVVQAEDYGKKVGRVVLQVDVESGEIDTELVELVDVVGTPVNQEVADIVAAAKAEAEVLGQQPLGSITADIRRAYTDGNEDRGKESALGNFIADVQLAGTREPGRGGAQIAFMNPGGLRSDLLYGEDGVITYAEAFSVQPFANDMVTRTYTGAQVKEVLEQQWQPAGASRPVLWLGVSEGFFYTYDPTAAQGERITSMRLNGQPISPTGTYRVTVNSFLASGGDNFTTLAAGTDTMTTGDNDLTMLIAYFAANSPVTADTASRSAIGQPEPTCDVTVTGTHSGELIVKAGMTYCLTAATVNGPVTVRPGATLIATDGAVNGPLTANRPAALTFTGTTFAGPLALLRATGSVTLTGVTIRGPLEVTGGDGGLRLDGADISGPVSLVNNKHDELPVVVAGTTVRGPLHCQGNSPKPVDEGRANTVQGPASGQCAKL; encoded by the coding sequence GTGGGAGCCGGTGTACTCGGTGTCACCGGCGGCACGGCCGCTGTGGCAGCACCGGCCTCCGACGACCCGTTCATCAGCGAGATCCACTACGACAACGCGGGCACCGACACCGGTGAGGCGATCGAGATCACCGCCCCGGCCGGGTTCGACCTGACCGGTTGGCAGATCGTCCTCTACAACGGTGCAAACGGCGCGGTCTACGGCACCCGTACGTTGTCCGGCGCGGTGCCGGCGGCCGGGGTCCTCGTCGCCGAGTACCCCACCGACGGCATCCAGAACGGATCGCCGGACGGCGTGGCCCTGGTCGACCCCGCGACCACTGTCGTGGAGTTCCTCAGCTACGAAGGCACCCTGACCGCGGCCGGCGGCCCGGCGGACGGCGCGACCAGTGTCGACATCGGCGTCGCCGAGACCGCCAGCACCCCGGCCGGCCACTCGCTGCAGAAGATCGGCGACAGCTGGCAGGCGCCGGCGCCGCACACCTTCGGTGTGGTCAACGGCACCGACCCCGACCCCGACCCCGCGCCGGGTTGCGACGTCGCGGTGACCCACAGCATCGCCCAGGTGCAGGGCACCGGTGACGCCACGCCGCTGGCCGGTGTCGCCGTCACCATCGAGGGCATCGTCGTCGCCGACCACCGCACGGGCGGCTACAACGGCATCTACCTGCAGACCCCGGGGACCGGTGGCGAGCGGACCGTCGGCGCCGGCACCGCCAGCGACGGCATCTTCGTCTACCTGACCAGCAACGCCGCCAACCACCCGAGCGTCGCCATCGGTGACCGGGTCCGGGTCAGCGGCACCGCCAGCGAGTACTTCGGCCTCACCCAGGTCAGCATCGCCGGCAAGGCCGGCGTCCAGGTCTGCGACCAGGACAACCCGCTGCCCGAGCCGGTCGCGCTGACCCTGCCGCTGGACGCCGCCGCCCGCGAGTCGGTCGAGTCGATGCTGGTCGCCCCGGTCGGCGCCTACGCCGTGTCCGAGGTCTACAACACCAACCGGTACGGCGAGGTCGTGCTCGCCGCCGGGGACGCACCGGCGGTCATCCCGACCGATGTCGCCGCGCCGGGCAGTGACCAGGCCCAGCAGCTCGCCGCCGCGAACCGGCTGGCCCGGATCCTGGTCGACGACGGCCGGACCACCAACCTGGCCAGCGCCGGGCTCGCCCCGCCGTACGTCTCGCCGGCACAGCCGCTGCGGGTCGGTGACGCGGTCGAGGCGTTCGGGCCGAGCGTGCTGTCGTACGGCTTCGACGAGTGGCGGCTGCAGCCGACCCGACCGGTCGACGCCGACACCCCGGCCGCCGAGCGGACCACCTTCAAGGTGGCCAACCCCCGTACCGCCGCACCCGCCGAGGTGGGTGGCGACATCCGGGTGGCCAGCTTCAACGTGCTGAATTACTTCGTCCACTTCGGCGGCGACGCCCGCGGCGCGGCCGACGAGGCGGGCCTGGCCAAGCAGGAAGCCAAGATCGTCTCGGCGATCTCCGCGCTGGACGCGCACGTGGTCGGCCTGCAGGAGATCGAGAACTCGGTGCGGTTCGCGCCGAGCGACCCGGAGAAGGCGCTCAAGCGGCTGGTCGCCGCGCTGAACGCCGTCGACGGGGCCGGCACCTGGGACTACGTCCGCTCGCCGGGCGACCTGCCGGGCGCGGCACAGCAGGACTTCATCAGCAACGCGATCATCTTCAAGCCGGCCGCGGTGACGCCCGCCGGTCCGTCCCGGTCGATCGACGACGAGACGGTCTGGTTCAACGCCCGCGAGCCGATCGCGCAGACGTTCACCGCCGACGACCTCACCTTCACCGTGGTGGTGAACCACTTCAAGTCCAAGAGCGCCTCCGGGTCGCCCACCGGTGACAACGCCGACGCCGGTGACGGTCAGGGCGCGTACAACGGTGACCGGACCCGGCAGGCGGCTGCCCTGGCCGCGTTCGTGACCGGGCTGACCGAGGCCACCGGCAGCGACGACGTGCTGCTGCTCGGCGACTTCAACTCGTACACCCAGGAGGATCCGATGCGGATCCTCTACGACGCCGACTACGTCAACCTCAACGACACCGGACGCAGCACCTACGTCTTCGGCGGTGAGTCCGGCTCGCTGGACCACGCGCTGGCGTCGCCGTCGCTGGCGGCCCGGGTCACCGGTGCCGACGTCTGGCAGATCAACGCCGTCGAGTCGTACGCCTTCCAGTACGACGGCTTCCCGGCCTTCTACGACGCCGGTCCGTACCGGGCCAGCGACCACAACCCGATGGTGATCGGCCTGGCCACCGGCGAGGCCGGTCCGGTCGAGCTGCAGCTGCTGAGCATCAACGACTTCCACGGTCGGCTCGAGTCGGTGGGCACCTCGAACGGCCAGCCGGTCGGCGGCGCGGCGCAGGTCGCCGGGCTGGTCGACCAGCTGCGGGCGGCGCACCCGAACACCGCGTTCGTCTCCGCCGGGGACAACATCGGTGCGTCGACCTTCGTGTCGGCGATTGCCGACGACAACCCGACCCTGGACGTGCTCAACGCCGCCGGGCTGGACGTCTCGGCGGTCGGCAACCACGAGTTCGACAAGGGCATGACCGATCTGACCGACCGGGTCATCCCCCGGTCGGACTTCCCGCACCTGGGTGCCAACGTCTACCGGGGTGACGAGCGGGCGCTGCCGGCGTACCACGTCCAGGAGATCGACGGGATCCGCGTCGGCTACATCGGTGTGGTCACCGAGCAGACCGCCGCGATGGTCAGCCCGGACGGCATCGTCGGGATCACCTTCCGCCCGGCGGCGGCCGAGGCCAGCATGGTCGCCGAGCAGCTCAAGGACGGCAACGAGGCCAACGGCGAGGCCGACGTGGTGGTGCTGCTCACCCACGAGGGGGCGGCCACCCAGAACATCGGTTCGCCCGAGGCGCTGATGGCCGACCCGGTGTTCGGCCCGTTCACCCGTACGGTGCCCGAGATCGACGTCATCTTCAGTGGCCACACCCACCAGCCGTACGCCTTCGAGGTGCCGGTACCCGGCACCGACGAGACCCGGCCGGTCGTGCAGGCCGAGGACTACGGCAAGAAGGTCGGCCGGGTGGTGCTCCAGGTGGACGTCGAGTCCGGGGAGATCGACACCGAGCTGGTCGAGCTGGTCGACGTGGTGGGCACGCCGGTCAACCAGGAGGTGGCCGACATCGTCGCGGCGGCCAAGGCCGAGGCCGAGGTGCTCGGCCAGCAGCCGCTGGGGTCGATCACCGCCGACATCCGTCGGGCCTACACCGACGGTAACGAGGACCGGGGCAAGGAGTCGGCGCTGGGCAACTTCATCGCCGACGTCCAGCTCGCCGGCACCCGGGAGCCGGGTCGCGGTGGTGCGCAGATCGCCTTCATGAACCCGGGCGGGCTGCGTTCCGACCTGCTGTACGGCGAGGACGGGGTGATCACCTACGCGGAGGCGTTCTCGGTCCAGCCGTTCGCCAACGACATGGTGACCCGCACCTACACCGGGGCGCAGGTCAAGGAGGTGCTCGAGCAGCAGTGGCAGCCGGCCGGGGCGTCCCGTCCGGTGCTCTGGCTGGGCGTGTCGGAGGGCTTCTTCTACACGTACGACCCGACGGCGGCCCAGGGTGAGCGGATCACCTCGATGCGGCTCAACGGGCAGCCGATCTCACCGACCGGCACCTACCGGGTCACGGTCAACTCGTTCCTGGCCTCTGGTGGGGACAACTTCACCACGTTGGCCGCCGGCACGGACACCATGACCACCGGCGACAACGACCTGACGATGCTGATCGCGTACTTCGCGGCGAACTCGCCGGTGACCGCGGACACCGCGTCGCGGTCGGCGATCGGTCAGCCGGAACCGACCTGCGACGTGACCGTCACCGGTACCCACTCCGGTGAACTGATCGTCAAGGCCGGGATGACCTACTGCCTGACGGCGGCGACGGTCAACGGCCCGG
- a CDS encoding PhoX family phosphatase → MSLDHDRHVPVDPDEISSNPSGNRPMREVMAARAARRDVVRGGTVIAAAAFLGLAGAVGAADPATAGKGHGGSGDGHGGGSGHGPGKPDRPGRPGRRPLLGFTAVAPNTDDRITVPPGYTAQVLIPWGTPLHRRGPAWRRDASNTAAEQAQQVGSHHDGMHFFPLGKGPLGNRRGLLVLNHEYIDQTLHYTDGDAIMTKEKVDKGLAGHGVTVIEIEQAGDQWRQVDSRFNRRVTGTTPVAFSGPVGARHPALRADNPAMGTLNNCSHGYTPWGTYVACEENWNGYFGTEDPTWTPTVEQARYGVNATGFDYRWHLADPRFDVAENPNELNRFGWLVEIDPMNPRSTPVKRTALGRFKHEGATFCESRGRVVVYSGDDQDGEYVYKFVGDGSWRMQRALGRDPLDHGTLYVARFDDDGRGAWLPLTFGKGALTRANGWRDQADVLLRTRQAADAVGATPLDRPEWVAVNPVNDDVYLTLTNGTGWPGEVNPRTPNPYGHIVRWRERGGDHTATSFEWDVFVLAGDPAYDPQVQLDETNIFGSPDGIWFDGDGRLWIQTDVSNSTQNRADRGHDNLGNNAMLAADPHTGEIRRFLVGPRGAEITGVVTTPDQRTMFVNVQHPGESTTFWGDPTPENPRAVSNWPDFDPAGRPRSATVVIRKVDGGVIGT, encoded by the coding sequence ATGTCACTCGACCATGACAGGCACGTTCCCGTCGACCCGGACGAGATCAGTTCCAACCCGTCAGGCAACCGGCCGATGCGCGAGGTCATGGCGGCCCGCGCGGCCCGCCGCGACGTGGTGCGTGGCGGTACGGTGATCGCCGCCGCGGCGTTCCTCGGGCTGGCCGGCGCGGTCGGCGCAGCCGACCCGGCCACCGCCGGCAAGGGCCACGGTGGCTCCGGCGACGGCCACGGCGGTGGCTCCGGCCACGGCCCCGGCAAGCCGGACCGCCCCGGTAGGCCCGGCCGCCGGCCGCTGCTCGGCTTCACTGCGGTGGCGCCGAACACCGACGACCGGATCACCGTGCCGCCCGGCTACACCGCCCAGGTGCTGATCCCGTGGGGCACCCCCCTGCACCGCAGGGGTCCGGCCTGGCGCCGCGACGCCTCCAACACCGCCGCCGAGCAGGCGCAGCAGGTCGGCAGCCACCACGACGGGATGCACTTCTTCCCGCTGGGCAAGGGCCCGCTGGGCAACCGTCGCGGTCTGCTGGTGCTCAACCACGAGTACATCGACCAGACGCTGCACTACACCGACGGCGACGCGATCATGACCAAGGAGAAGGTCGACAAGGGTCTCGCCGGGCACGGGGTGACGGTCATCGAGATCGAACAGGCCGGCGACCAGTGGCGCCAGGTCGACTCGAGGTTCAACCGGCGGGTCACCGGCACCACCCCGGTGGCGTTCTCCGGGCCGGTCGGCGCCCGGCATCCGGCGCTGCGGGCCGACAACCCCGCCATGGGTACGTTGAACAACTGCTCGCACGGGTACACCCCGTGGGGCACGTACGTGGCCTGTGAGGAGAACTGGAACGGCTACTTCGGCACCGAGGACCCGACCTGGACGCCGACGGTGGAACAGGCCCGGTACGGGGTGAACGCCACCGGGTTCGACTACCGCTGGCACCTGGCCGACCCCCGGTTCGACGTCGCCGAGAACCCCAACGAGCTGAACCGTTTCGGGTGGCTGGTCGAGATCGACCCGATGAACCCGAGGTCGACGCCGGTGAAGCGGACCGCGCTCGGTCGGTTCAAGCACGAGGGTGCCACGTTCTGCGAGTCGCGCGGCCGGGTCGTCGTCTACTCCGGTGACGACCAGGACGGCGAGTACGTCTACAAGTTCGTCGGCGACGGATCGTGGCGGATGCAGCGGGCCCTCGGCCGCGACCCGCTCGACCACGGCACCCTGTACGTGGCCCGCTTCGACGACGACGGCCGGGGCGCGTGGCTGCCGCTGACCTTCGGCAAGGGGGCGTTGACCCGGGCCAACGGCTGGCGTGACCAGGCCGACGTCCTGCTGCGCACCCGGCAGGCGGCGGACGCGGTCGGGGCCACCCCGCTGGACCGCCCGGAGTGGGTGGCGGTCAACCCGGTCAACGACGACGTCTACCTGACCCTGACCAACGGCACCGGCTGGCCCGGCGAGGTCAACCCGCGTACGCCGAACCCGTACGGGCACATCGTCCGGTGGCGGGAGCGGGGCGGCGACCACACGGCGACCAGCTTCGAGTGGGACGTCTTCGTGCTGGCCGGTGACCCGGCGTACGACCCGCAGGTGCAGCTGGACGAGACGAACATCTTCGGCTCGCCGGACGGCATCTGGTTCGACGGCGACGGCCGGCTGTGGATCCAGACCGACGTCTCCAACTCCACCCAGAACCGGGCCGACCGGGGCCACGACAACCTGGGCAACAACGCGATGCTGGCCGCCGACCCGCACACGGGTGAGATCCGCCGGTTCCTGGTCGGGCCGCGTGGCGCGGAGATCACCGGGGTGGTCACCACGCCGGATCAGCGGACGATGTTCGTCAACGTGCAGCATCCGGGTGAGTCGACGACGTTCTGGGGCGATCCCACCCCGGAGAACCCGCGCGCGGTGAGCAACTGGCCGGACTTCGATCCGGCCGGTCGTCCCCGCTCGGCGACGGTGGTGATCCGCAAGGTCGACGGTGGCGTGATCGGCACCTGA
- a CDS encoding helix-turn-helix transcriptional regulator — protein sequence MLLGAQLRRLRESQGVSREAAGWHIRASESKISRMELGRVGFKERDVTDLLTLYGVTDSRERTALLGLAREANTPGWWHRYGDVLPTWFQSYLGLEAAARMIRSYEVQFVPGLLQTREYARAVVLLGHGRAPADEIERRVELRMERQELLRRAQPPYLWAVIDEAVLRRPIGGADVMREQIQTLIEATKLPNVRLQIVPFDAGGHAAAGGAFTILRFADQDLPDIIYIEQLTSAIYLDKREDVDHYAAAMERLCIEAEPPARTQDLLHRILRDLE from the coding sequence ATGCTGCTCGGCGCCCAGCTGCGCCGGCTGCGGGAGAGTCAGGGGGTGAGCCGGGAGGCCGCCGGCTGGCACATCCGGGCCTCCGAGTCCAAGATCAGCCGGATGGAGCTCGGCCGGGTCGGCTTCAAGGAGCGGGACGTCACCGACCTGCTCACCCTCTACGGCGTCACCGACAGCCGGGAGCGGACCGCGTTGCTCGGGCTCGCCCGGGAGGCGAACACCCCCGGCTGGTGGCACCGCTACGGCGACGTCCTGCCCACCTGGTTCCAGTCCTACCTCGGCCTGGAAGCCGCCGCCCGGATGATCCGCAGCTACGAGGTCCAGTTCGTGCCGGGGCTGTTGCAGACCCGTGAGTACGCCCGGGCGGTCGTCCTGCTCGGTCACGGCCGGGCACCCGCCGACGAGATCGAACGCCGTGTCGAGCTCCGGATGGAGCGCCAGGAGCTGCTCCGCCGGGCGCAGCCGCCGTACCTGTGGGCGGTGATCGACGAAGCCGTGCTGCGGCGCCCGATCGGCGGTGCCGACGTGATGCGCGAGCAGATCCAGACACTGATCGAGGCGACGAAGCTGCCGAACGTACGGCTGCAGATCGTGCCGTTCGACGCGGGCGGCCACGCCGCCGCCGGCGGCGCCTTCACCATCCTGCGCTTCGCCGACCAGGACCTGCCCGACATCATCTACATCGAGCAGCTGACCAGCGCGATCTACCTGGACAAGCGGGAGGACGTCGACCACTACGCCGCCGCCATGGAACGGCTCTGCATCGAGGCCGAGCCTCCCGCCCGTACCCAGGATCTGTTGCACCGGATCCTGCGCGACCTGGAATAG
- a CDS encoding DUF397 domain-containing protein — MHKPDNGVSGAQLPTLRWRKSGRSNPSGNCVELARLPGGDAVALRNSRHPEGPALIYTLAEIEAFILGARDGDFDDLIS; from the coding sequence ATGCATAAGCCTGACAATGGCGTTTCCGGCGCCCAGTTGCCAACCCTCCGATGGCGAAAGAGCGGCCGGAGCAACCCCAGCGGCAACTGTGTGGAACTCGCCCGGTTGCCCGGCGGCGACGCGGTCGCGCTGCGTAACTCCCGGCACCCGGAGGGTCCGGCGCTGATCTACACGCTCGCGGAGATCGAGGCGTTCATCCTGGGTGCTCGGGACGGTGACTTCGACGACCTGATCAGTTAG
- a CDS encoding 4-hydroxybenzoate 3-monooxygenase, with protein MTDRTQVGVIGAGPAGMLLAVLLRRAGVDCVVLERRDREYISHRARGATVEHRVVQLLRRHSLADNLLRTGAVEDAVEFRLGGRRYPVRYEPLAAGRSHYIYPQQFLVRDLVEAYLGDGGDLRFETAAAGIVDLTGQPRIQLADGGELRCDVVVGCDGEYGVARGAVPAGALRSTGYQYDYAWLSVLADAPPSSDCVINALHESGACVHVRRTPTVSRFYLQCARTETAADWPDERIWKEIGIRLALDEPWTLHTGPITATGTVRMRSLVCEPMRYGALFLAGDAAHIVPPVGGKGFNLALADAQELALGLIDRFTAGDDRRLDGYSATRLARVWRAQEFVHWMMNLVNTPGYGTADAPFRHRVQAARLARLVDSPAYLAAFLEDYVGW; from the coding sequence GTGACCGACCGGACCCAGGTCGGCGTGATCGGGGCCGGGCCGGCCGGGATGTTGCTGGCGGTGCTGCTGCGCCGGGCCGGGGTGGACTGCGTCGTGCTGGAGCGGCGGGACCGGGAGTACATCTCGCACCGGGCGCGCGGGGCCACCGTCGAGCACCGGGTGGTGCAGCTGCTGCGCCGGCACAGCCTGGCCGACAACCTGCTGCGTACCGGCGCGGTCGAGGACGCCGTGGAGTTCCGGTTGGGCGGCCGGCGCTACCCGGTCCGCTACGAGCCGTTGGCCGCCGGCCGCAGCCACTACATCTACCCGCAGCAGTTCCTGGTACGTGACCTGGTCGAGGCGTACCTCGGCGACGGTGGCGACCTGCGGTTCGAGACGGCGGCGGCGGGGATCGTCGACCTGACCGGTCAGCCGCGCATCCAGCTGGCCGACGGCGGTGAGCTGCGCTGTGACGTGGTCGTCGGCTGCGACGGCGAGTACGGCGTCGCCCGGGGCGCCGTCCCGGCCGGGGCGCTGCGCAGCACCGGATACCAGTACGACTACGCCTGGCTGTCGGTGCTCGCCGACGCCCCGCCGTCGAGCGACTGTGTGATCAACGCCCTGCACGAGTCCGGAGCCTGCGTGCACGTACGGCGTACCCCCACGGTGAGCCGGTTCTACCTGCAGTGCGCCCGGACCGAGACAGCGGCGGACTGGCCGGACGAGCGGATCTGGAAGGAGATCGGGATCCGGCTGGCCCTGGACGAGCCGTGGACGCTGCACACCGGACCGATCACCGCCACCGGCACGGTCCGGATGCGCAGCCTGGTCTGCGAGCCGATGCGGTACGGAGCTCTCTTTCTCGCCGGCGACGCGGCGCACATCGTGCCACCGGTCGGCGGCAAGGGCTTCAACCTGGCCCTGGCCGACGCGCAGGAGCTGGCCCTCGGACTGATCGACCGGTTCACCGCCGGTGACGACCGTCGGCTCGACGGCTACTCGGCGACCCGACTGGCCCGCGTCTGGCGGGCCCAGGAGTTCGTGCACTGGATGATGAACCTGGTCAACACCCCTGGCTACGGCACCGCCGACGCGCCGTTCCGGCACCGGGTGCAGGCGGCCCGGCTGGCCCGGCTGGTGGACTCACCGGCCTACCTGGCCGCGTTCCTCGAGGACTACGTCGGGTGGTGA
- a CDS encoding methyltransferase domain-containing protein has product MARPMDVPFTPELHLRLLLSIDRGHNVQRAVRAAVRPGDRVLDAGTGSGLLAMIAADAGAEVVAVDRHHVAMAQRIAAHNGLTDRIAFVESDLADLDPADLGGRFDVLIAMIHTNDPLIDEERSRLVVDLRRRFGVPGCRVVPGEVRYQATGCERRDWDLPTELTDLASAGEALRGAYGWDFQPLLDAVRGGVAVPAARPAKAVAPVWRSPTRSGALRFPRGDVRLLTDAAEWVTVDYQAPTFAGFPDQVRLTATAAGRLTGVIWTQQLRYAGTPVWTSESYSPVAVPQLVAEGQELTFTAGAPWRATNILRHHPT; this is encoded by the coding sequence ATGGCCCGGCCGATGGACGTTCCGTTCACCCCTGAGCTGCACCTACGTCTGCTGCTGAGCATCGACCGTGGGCACAACGTGCAGCGCGCCGTACGGGCCGCGGTCCGGCCCGGCGACCGGGTGCTCGACGCCGGCACCGGCAGCGGCCTGCTCGCGATGATCGCGGCCGACGCCGGTGCCGAGGTGGTCGCCGTCGACCGCCACCACGTCGCGATGGCGCAGCGGATAGCCGCACACAACGGGCTCACCGACCGGATCGCGTTCGTCGAGTCCGACCTCGCCGACCTCGACCCGGCCGACCTCGGTGGCCGGTTCGACGTACTGATCGCCATGATCCACACGAACGACCCGCTGATCGACGAGGAGCGTTCCCGGCTCGTCGTCGACCTGCGTCGGCGGTTCGGCGTACCCGGGTGTCGGGTGGTGCCCGGCGAGGTGCGCTACCAGGCGACCGGCTGCGAGCGGCGGGACTGGGACCTGCCGACCGAGCTGACCGATCTGGCGTCCGCAGGCGAGGCGCTGCGGGGGGCGTACGGCTGGGACTTCCAGCCCTTGCTCGATGCGGTCCGCGGCGGTGTCGCCGTGCCGGCCGCGCGCCCGGCCAAGGCGGTGGCCCCGGTCTGGCGGTCGCCGACCCGCTCCGGGGCCCTGCGGTTCCCGCGCGGCGACGTACGCCTGCTGACCGACGCCGCGGAGTGGGTGACGGTCGACTACCAGGCACCGACCTTCGCCGGCTTCCCCGACCAGGTCCGGCTGACCGCCACCGCCGCCGGTCGGCTCACCGGCGTGATCTGGACCCAGCAGCTGCGCTACGCGGGGACACCGGTGTGGACCAGCGAGTCGTACAGCCCGGTGGCCGTACCGCAGCTGGTCGCCGAGGGCCAGGAGTTGACGTTCACCGCTGGCGCGCCCTGGCGGGCGACGAACATCCTGCGTCACCACCCGACGTAG
- a CDS encoding nucleotide disphospho-sugar-binding domain-containing protein, whose protein sequence is MRVLITSPPGAGHLFPLVPLAWALRAAGHDVLVATTAEGLAGAAHAGLPTVDVAPGAPVAGVFGTGTPAEWTERMRRRGLRIAAAGSRIDPLLLETFGRIADLMADGTLAVARWWRPDLIVHSRLHPVGPLVARALRVPAVEHGFNLLREQTLATRFLPWLAAAYRRLGVPLELPERVVLHLAPAELMIGDGDGWPMRYVPYNAGGTLPDWLRRPADRPRVLITLGTVVPALAGLSGLRRTIDAAADVDAEFVLTVAEGDAPGDGGRGDDTDPVGLGPLPGNVRVTGWLPLAPALAACAAVVHHGGSGTMMTALGGGVPQLVLPHGADQFVNAALVVRHRLGLRADPDAVTADLLAALLAGGPATSGVDRAARLMAALPPPAVTAAQLTDPVAAGTTAPAPAATGTTAPAPAVTSAQVL, encoded by the coding sequence GTGCGCGTGCTGATCACCAGTCCGCCCGGGGCCGGGCACCTCTTCCCACTCGTACCGCTGGCCTGGGCGTTGCGCGCCGCCGGCCACGACGTACTGGTCGCCACCACGGCCGAAGGGCTCGCCGGCGCGGCCCACGCCGGCCTGCCCACGGTGGACGTCGCGCCCGGCGCCCCGGTCGCCGGGGTCTTCGGCACCGGCACCCCGGCCGAATGGACCGAGCGGATGCGCCGACGCGGGCTGCGGATCGCCGCCGCCGGCAGCCGGATCGACCCGCTGCTGCTGGAGACCTTCGGCCGGATCGCCGACCTGATGGCCGACGGCACCCTGGCGGTGGCCCGCTGGTGGCGGCCGGACCTGATCGTCCACTCCCGGCTGCACCCGGTCGGACCGTTGGTCGCGCGGGCGCTGCGGGTGCCGGCCGTCGAGCACGGATTCAACCTGCTCCGCGAGCAGACCCTGGCCACCCGGTTCCTGCCCTGGCTGGCGGCGGCGTACCGCCGACTCGGCGTACCGCTGGAACTGCCCGAGCGGGTGGTCCTGCACCTCGCGCCGGCCGAGCTGATGATCGGCGACGGCGACGGCTGGCCGATGCGGTACGTGCCGTACAACGCCGGCGGGACGCTGCCCGACTGGCTGCGCCGGCCAGCCGACCGACCCCGCGTCCTGATCACCCTGGGCACCGTGGTGCCCGCCCTGGCCGGTCTGTCCGGGCTGCGCCGCACCATCGACGCCGCCGCCGACGTCGACGCCGAGTTCGTACTCACCGTCGCCGAGGGTGACGCGCCAGGAGACGGCGGCCGGGGCGACGACACCGACCCGGTCGGGCTCGGGCCGCTGCCGGGCAACGTCCGGGTCACCGGCTGGCTGCCGCTGGCCCCCGCCCTCGCCGCCTGCGCCGCCGTCGTGCACCACGGTGGCTCCGGGACCATGATGACCGCGCTCGGCGGCGGCGTACCGCAGCTCGTCCTGCCGCACGGCGCCGACCAGTTCGTCAACGCCGCGCTGGTGGTCCGGCACCGGCTCGGCCTGCGCGCCGACCCCGACGCGGTCACCGCCGACCTGCTCGCCGCGCTGCTCGCCGGTGGCCCGGCGACCAGCGGCGTCGACCGGGCGGCCCGGTTGATGGCGGCGCTGCCGCCGCCGGCCGTGACCGCCGCCCAACTGACCGACCCGGTCGCCGCCGGCACCACCGCACCGGCACCCGCCGCGACCGGCACCACCGCACCGGCACCCGCCGTCACCTCGGCGCAGGTGCTTTGA